In Halalkalibaculum roseum, a single window of DNA contains:
- a CDS encoding cell division protein FtsQ/DivIB, producing MSEKNPHNENRSKASVKSFNAIPWVAGAVLILGLAIIGGIYWDRNMTVKDVQFEGHYFVTQEELQKSVDIPTGVKPDSLDFISIIEKVERIPYVKQADVQVEPSGNLVIEITERQPIALLADGNDKIYVDRDGLRLKLILGKAVDVPILYGFKAGPMKDTLKSKAFLSTRDFLLEMERQNVSNATISEVAWTRDEGIVALTHENGVKLVFGKNDFKTRLRNWEAFYGEVIKTKGIAGMRAIDLRFRGQIITQES from the coding sequence ATGTCAGAAAAGAATCCACATAACGAGAATCGCTCCAAGGCTTCTGTCAAAAGCTTTAATGCCATTCCATGGGTAGCAGGGGCTGTACTCATTCTGGGCCTCGCCATCATCGGCGGGATCTATTGGGACCGGAATATGACCGTGAAGGATGTTCAATTTGAAGGACACTATTTCGTCACCCAGGAAGAACTGCAAAAGAGTGTTGATATACCGACGGGTGTAAAACCGGACAGTCTGGATTTCATCAGCATCATCGAAAAGGTTGAGAGGATCCCTTATGTGAAACAAGCCGATGTTCAGGTAGAACCGAGTGGAAACCTTGTTATTGAAATTACTGAACGACAGCCTATTGCCTTGCTCGCTGATGGTAATGATAAAATTTATGTAGACCGGGATGGTCTCCGGCTGAAACTCATCCTCGGCAAGGCAGTGGACGTACCGATTCTATACGGTTTTAAAGCCGGTCCAATGAAAGACACACTGAAGAGCAAAGCATTTTTATCGACAAGAGATTTTTTGCTTGAAATGGAACGCCAAAATGTATCCAATGCAACCATCAGTGAAGTTGCCTGGACCCGGGACGAGGGTATTGTAGCTCTTACCCATGAAAATGGCGTAAAGCTGGTATTTGGCAAAAATGATTTTAAAACAAGGCTTCGTAATTGGGAAGCCTTTTACGGAGAAGTGATTAAAACCAAAGGCATCGCAGGTATGCGGGCTATCGATCTCCGTTTTCGCGGTCAAATTATAACCCAAGAAAGTTAA